One part of the Quercus lobata isolate SW786 chromosome 7, ValleyOak3.0 Primary Assembly, whole genome shotgun sequence genome encodes these proteins:
- the LOC115953415 gene encoding squamosa promoter-binding-like protein 9: MEMGSGSLADSSGGSSSSSPPNSSSDSLNGLKFGRKIYFEDAPPGPMAPAKPGDGPESTPPKKVRGGGGAVGAQPPRCQVEGCKADLSDAKAYYSRHKVCGMHSKSPKVIVAGIEQRFCQQCSRFHQLPEFDQGKRSCRRRLAGHNERRRKPPPGSLLSSRFGRLSSSIFETSSRGFLMDFSAYPRHSGRDAWPTARSEQMPANPSATSMGKFVPHPWQNTTENPPSDLYLQGSVSGTSYPGPGIPPGAFTGVTDSNCALSLLSNQTWGSRNRASGLGVKDLMNTEGASMSQPMAPNGAAINQFQSSSWGFKGNEAGSSSHEMPPDLGLGQISQPLNGQFSGELELPQQGRRQYMALEHSRAYDTSPQQMHWSL; the protein is encoded by the exons ATGGAAATGGGTTCTGGCTCTCTGGCGGACTCATCAGGAGGCTCATCCTCTTCATCCCCACCAAACTCCTCCTCTGACTCACTCAATGGTTTGAAATTTGGGCGCAAAATTTACTTTGAGGATGCCCCTCCTGGTCCCATGGCTCCGGCCAAACCGGGTGATGGACCCGAGTCCACCCCTCCAAAGAAAGTCAGAGGTGGCGGTGGTGCAGTGGGTGCTCAGCCTCCTCGGTGCCAAGTTGAAGGGTGCAAGGCAGATCTGAGTGATGCCAAGGCTTACTATTCAAGGCACAAAGTCTGTGGCATGCATTCCAAGTCACCTAAGGTCATTGTTGCTGGCATCGAACAGAGGTTTTGCCAGCAGTGTAGCAG ATTTCATCAGCTCCCTGAATTTGACCAAGGAAAACGAAGTTGTCGCAGGCGCCTTGCTGGTCATAATGAACGAAGGAGGAAACCGCCACCTGGATCATTATTGTCCTCACGCTTTGGCCGACTCTCATCATCCATCTTTG AAACCAGCAGTAGGGGGTTTCTGATGGACTTTTCTGCATATCCAAGGCATTCTGGGAGGGATGCATGGCCAACTGCAAGGTCAGAGCAAATGCCTGCAAATCCATCTGCCACTTCAATGGGAAAGTTTGTTCCTCATCCATGGCAAAACACCACCGAAAATCCTCCATCTGACCTATATCTGCAAGGTTCAGTAAGTGGGACTAGTTATCCTGGTCCAGGAATTCCTCCGGGAGCTTTCACAGGAGTCACTGACTCAAACtgtgctctctctcttctgtcAAATCAAACATGGGGCTCACGAAACCGTGCATCAGGTCTTGGTGTGAAAGACTTGATGAATACGGAAGGGGCATCTATGTCTCAGCCGATGGCTCCTAATGGTGCAGCTATTAATCAGTTTCAAAGCAGTTCATGGGGTTTCAAAGGCAATGAGGCTGGTAGCAGCTCACATGAGATGCCCCCTGATCTGGGTTTGGGCCAAATTTCTCAGCCTCTTAACGGTCAGTTTTCTGGTGAGCTTGAGCTGCCTCAGCAGGGTAGGAGGCAATACATGGCACTTGAGCACTCCAGGGCTTATGACACCTCCCCTCAGCAGATGCACTGGTCACTTTAA